In Acidobacteriota bacterium, one DNA window encodes the following:
- a CDS encoding sigma-70 family RNA polymerase sigma factor, which translates to MAAVTHQAQAIELSGSRSVEASNDHELLAAIRDGDELAFQELVRRYRNPITNFVYRMLDDYDRSVELAQETFIRVYTSASRYQANYSFSTYIYRIATNLAISELRRRKRRKTVSLFSPFTNDDGEAIEIDPPDLNMLQDEALIANERRRAVARAITSLPQKYRTAIVLRDVEGLSYDQIAETLKLSEGTVKSRINRARNLLKEKLTAYM; encoded by the coding sequence ATGGCAGCAGTCACTCACCAGGCGCAAGCGATTGAACTGAGCGGCAGCCGGTCGGTAGAAGCATCAAATGATCACGAACTGCTGGCCGCGATTCGCGACGGCGATGAACTCGCGTTTCAGGAGCTCGTGCGCCGGTACCGCAACCCGATAACCAATTTCGTCTATCGGATGCTTGACGATTACGACAGGTCCGTGGAGCTGGCGCAGGAAACCTTCATACGCGTGTACACGAGCGCATCGCGCTACCAGGCGAACTACAGCTTCTCGACCTACATCTATCGCATTGCCACGAACCTGGCAATCAGCGAGCTTCGAAGGCGAAAACGGCGGAAGACGGTCTCGCTCTTTTCACCCTTTACGAATGATGACGGAGAAGCAATTGAGATCGATCCGCCTGATCTGAACATGCTTCAGGACGAAGCGCTGATTGCGAATGAACGCCGCCGGGCAGTCGCACGCGCGATAACTTCTTTGCCTCAGAAATACCGGACGGCCATCGTCCTGCGCGACGTTGAAGGATTGAGCTACGACCAGATAGCCGAGACGTTGAAGTTATCCGAGGGTACGGTGAAGTCACGCATCAACCGGGCGCGCAATCTTCTTAAGGAGAAACTGACCGCCTACATGTGA
- a CDS encoding DUF177 domain-containing protein, which yields MNIVVAQISEDEGLSVHHRYPAGELGLSGEDGYAIGQTEVSLRANRDAKKVALVGSVSALVEFECDRCLATLSVPVVESFDLVYVPPHGTGEEHELGEDDLSLGFYQDGIISVDDLTREQIELALPMARLCTEECRGLCPECGANLNHAECACNGEVDTRWAALKELKSN from the coding sequence ATGAACATCGTAGTAGCCCAGATAAGTGAGGATGAGGGACTCAGTGTCCACCATCGTTATCCGGCCGGGGAGCTTGGTCTGTCAGGCGAAGATGGTTATGCAATCGGGCAAACCGAGGTAAGCCTCCGGGCAAACCGCGACGCCAAAAAGGTGGCGCTGGTTGGCAGCGTAAGTGCTTTGGTGGAGTTCGAATGCGACCGGTGTCTCGCTACTTTGTCCGTGCCCGTAGTTGAATCGTTCGACCTTGTTTACGTGCCCCCCCACGGAACGGGAGAGGAACATGAGTTGGGTGAAGACGATCTCTCGCTTGGGTTCTATCAGGACGGGATCATTAGTGTCGATGATCTTACGCGAGAACAAATCGAGTTGGCTTTGCCGATGGCTCGTTTATGCACCGAAGAATGCCGCGGCCTGTGCCCTGAGTGCGGTGCGAATCTGAATCATGCCGAGTGTGCTTGCAACGGGGAAGTGGACACGCGTTGGGCTGCGCTCAAGGAATTGAAATCTAACTGA
- the plsX gene encoding phosphate acyltransferase PlsX: MLKIAVDAMGGDFAPASEVEGAIEAARDLGVGVILVGRSEQIQAELDKHRRTRTLSGSRRSWRSSSIEIVDAQEVITMDDPVALAVRRKKNSSIRVAAKLVRDGQAQALVSAGNTGAVMMTSKLVIGALPKVDRPALAAVLPTLTGHGTVILDVGANAECKPAHLYDFGVMGSLYSSVVVGVANPRVGLLSIGEEEIKGNDLTKEAFKLLKNSTLNFVGNVEGRDMYTGQVDVVVCDGFTGNVALKVSEGVFEFIMRLLKHELQATIQTKAGAMLTRPAFQKFKEKLDYAEYGGAPLLGIKGVAVICHGRSNAKAIRNAIAVARTYCLGEVNGRIEAELGAAIVASRDGHR, from the coding sequence ATGCTAAAGATCGCTGTGGACGCAATGGGTGGCGATTTCGCTCCAGCCAGCGAGGTCGAGGGCGCCATAGAAGCTGCGCGCGATCTCGGAGTCGGCGTCATCCTGGTCGGGCGATCCGAGCAGATTCAGGCTGAACTCGATAAGCATCGCAGGACTCGGACGCTGAGCGGCAGTCGCCGCTCCTGGCGGAGCTCGAGCATCGAGATCGTAGACGCGCAAGAGGTCATCACCATGGATGACCCGGTGGCGCTCGCAGTTCGACGCAAGAAGAACAGCTCAATTCGCGTAGCCGCCAAGCTGGTGCGCGACGGACAAGCTCAGGCACTTGTAAGCGCGGGCAACACCGGCGCGGTTATGATGACCTCGAAGCTGGTCATCGGCGCGCTTCCTAAGGTAGATCGCCCCGCTCTGGCGGCAGTGCTTCCCACTCTGACCGGACATGGAACGGTCATTCTCGACGTCGGCGCAAACGCGGAGTGCAAACCCGCCCACCTTTATGATTTTGGCGTGATGGGATCACTCTACTCGAGCGTCGTCGTCGGCGTGGCCAACCCGCGAGTTGGGTTGCTATCGATCGGTGAAGAAGAGATCAAGGGCAACGATCTGACTAAAGAAGCGTTCAAGCTGCTCAAGAACTCAACGCTTAACTTCGTAGGAAACGTAGAAGGACGCGACATGTACACGGGGCAGGTAGACGTGGTCGTCTGTGACGGCTTCACCGGCAACGTCGCGCTCAAGGTCAGCGAGGGTGTCTTCGAGTTCATAATGCGGCTGCTCAAGCACGAGCTTCAAGCTACCATTCAGACGAAGGCCGGCGCGATGCTGACGCGGCCCGCGTTTCAGAAATTCAAAGAGAAGCTGGACTATGCCGAGTACGGCGGAGCGCCGCTGTTGGGCATAAAGGGCGTCGCGGTCATATGTCATGGCCGATCGAACGCCAAGGCTATTCGTAATGCGATCGCTGTCGCGCGCACCTATTGCCTCGGCGAGGTCAACGGGAGAATTGAAGCTGAGTTGGGCGCGGCTATTGTGGCGAGCCGCGACGGACACCGTTAG
- the rpmF gene encoding 50S ribosomal protein L32 produces MPNPKRKHSKSRTGKRRAHDHLTPAAVGNCPHCGEPRPPHRVCPKCGFYRGRIAIEMKEEE; encoded by the coding sequence ATGCCAAATCCTAAACGAAAGCATTCAAAATCGCGTACCGGCAAGCGCAGGGCGCACGATCATCTAACGCCGGCCGCGGTGGGGAACTGTCCCCATTGCGGAGAGCCTCGCCCGCCGCACCGCGTGTGCCCCAAGTGTGGTTTCTATCGTGGGCGCATTGCCATCGAGATGAAAGAAGAAGAGTAA
- a CDS encoding helix-turn-helix transcriptional regulator — MNTEINTLAGNDDTLLVELQDKEYRDLFVVEHIQTSLPFQTQALREQRGWSQKELAERTGITQTNMSRIEDPDYGKLTLRTLLRLASALDVALFVRFVPFSFLVNWTEGRTQRIPGLSHDARLVLSFQEEFGNRTISTILEFPTLPLVRQEQGEETLLGAPKRGTTRGHGAMGGDAPEPVGLMGKVG, encoded by the coding sequence ATGAATACTGAAATCAACACTCTAGCCGGCAACGACGATACGCTACTAGTAGAACTGCAAGACAAAGAGTATAGGGATCTCTTTGTTGTCGAGCATATTCAGACAAGCCTGCCTTTCCAGACTCAAGCTTTGCGCGAGCAGCGTGGCTGGTCGCAAAAGGAGCTTGCGGAACGGACAGGCATAACTCAGACGAACATGTCTCGCATAGAAGACCCCGACTACGGAAAGCTGACCCTTAGAACTCTTCTTCGGTTAGCGTCCGCTCTTGATGTTGCTCTATTCGTCCGCTTTGTTCCCTTCAGCTTTTTAGTTAACTGGACCGAAGGCAGGACTCAGCGAATCCCCGGCTTATCACATGACGCACGATTAGTGCTGAGTTTCCAAGAGGAATTTGGGAATCGGACAATATCCACCATCTTAGAATTCCCGACACTTCCCTTGGTGCGTCAGGAACAAGGCGAAGAAACGCTTCTGGGCGCGCCTAAGCGCGGCACAACGCGAGGCCACGGCGCGATGGGGGGAGATGCTCCAGAACCTGTGGGCCTTATGGGGAAAGTAGGATGA